In the Candidatus Rhodoblastus alkanivorans genome, one interval contains:
- a CDS encoding lysophospholipid acyltransferase family protein, protein MLYLRSLLFNVAFYLCTTILAIGGLPTMFFGRKAILELARVWARATLWLLDAICGVKVAFRGLENLHQEGCIIAAKHQSALETIALVTQVKDFTYILKRELTFIPVFGQYLLRSDQIAINRANRSAAMRDLMALAGKAIAERRAIFIFPEGTRRPPGAPPLYKSGVSRLYVAANAPCVPVALNSGLFWPRRALLRRPGTAVIEFLPAIPAGLPTNEFARLLQDRIEAASDRLIADALAADPRLAPNLGKKDEAAPAAH, encoded by the coding sequence ATGCTTTATCTGCGCTCCCTGCTGTTCAACGTCGCCTTTTATCTGTGCACGACGATCCTCGCGATCGGCGGCCTTCCGACCATGTTCTTCGGCCGCAAGGCGATTCTGGAGCTCGCGCGCGTCTGGGCCCGCGCCACGCTCTGGCTGCTCGACGCAATCTGCGGCGTGAAGGTCGCGTTCCGCGGCCTTGAAAACCTCCATCAGGAGGGCTGCATCATCGCCGCCAAGCACCAGTCGGCATTGGAAACCATCGCGCTCGTCACCCAGGTCAAGGATTTCACTTATATCCTCAAGCGCGAACTGACCTTCATCCCCGTGTTTGGGCAATATCTCCTGCGCAGCGACCAGATCGCCATTAACCGCGCCAATCGTTCCGCCGCCATGCGCGATCTCATGGCGCTCGCGGGCAAGGCGATCGCGGAACGACGCGCCATTTTCATCTTTCCCGAAGGCACCCGCCGTCCGCCCGGCGCGCCCCCGCTCTATAAAAGCGGCGTCAGCCGCCTCTATGTCGCCGCCAACGCCCCTTGCGTCCCCGTCGCGCTCAATTCCGGCCTGTTCTGGCCCCGCCGCGCCTTGCTGCGCCGTCCCGGAACTGCGGTGATCGAATTTCTGCCCGCGATCCCTGCCGGCTTGCCCACGAACGAGTTCGCCCGCCTGCTCCAGGATCGCATCGAGGCCGCCTCCGACCGGTTGATCGCGGACGCCCTGGCCGCCGACCCCCGCCTCGCGCCCAATCTCGGGAAAAAGGACGAAGCCGCGCCGGCGGCGCATTGA
- a CDS encoding DUF2125 domain-containing protein yields the protein MARYRRPIIIGLIVLLCVGVGEFWLYAANRLGFYVHQPILGGQSLADLCQSSDIGGFPFRLKLSCTGLTAPVRVGGGVIYAGVEEAHGVASLFSPNHIVLTISSPLVIQRSNGAPVAKLRHDGMTLDVAWGLSGVAAMRLNATSLDWRPESPEAGVAVNVQNLAVEAVPQGGPDTPAGLRYDLVADGVTAPALQALLKDKAPGHFAASGEITPPPKPGRDWRAALEDWRKKSGALRIQHMEWRSGDLSLRLDGALSLDDNHRPAGRLNVAAHGAGPLLTRLGVPAAAQAPDLLGALLGKTTAANAGTGALKLPLTLANGQILMGPLRLPATLRPLY from the coding sequence ATGGCCCGTTACCGCCGCCCCATTATCATCGGCCTGATCGTTTTGCTCTGCGTCGGCGTCGGCGAATTCTGGCTCTATGCGGCCAATCGGCTCGGATTTTATGTCCATCAACCCATCCTCGGCGGGCAGTCGCTGGCGGATCTTTGCCAGTCGAGCGACATCGGCGGCTTTCCCTTCCGCCTCAAGCTCAGCTGCACCGGCCTGACGGCGCCCGTGCGCGTCGGCGGCGGCGTCATTTACGCTGGCGTCGAGGAGGCGCATGGCGTCGCGAGCCTCTTTTCGCCCAACCACATCGTCCTGACCATTTCCAGCCCGCTGGTGATCCAGAGATCCAACGGCGCGCCCGTCGCCAAACTCCGCCACGACGGAATGACGCTCGACGTCGCCTGGGGCCTGTCGGGGGTCGCCGCCATGCGGCTCAACGCGACCTCGCTCGATTGGCGGCCTGAATCGCCGGAAGCCGGCGTCGCGGTGAATGTCCAGAACCTTGCTGTGGAGGCGGTGCCGCAGGGCGGTCCGGACACGCCTGCCGGCCTGCGTTACGATCTGGTCGCCGACGGCGTCACCGCCCCCGCCTTGCAAGCCTTGCTGAAGGATAAGGCTCCCGGCCATTTCGCGGCCTCCGGCGAAATCACCCCGCCGCCAAAGCCAGGCAGGGATTGGCGGGCAGCCTTGGAGGACTGGCGCAAGAAGTCCGGCGCGCTTCGCATTCAACATATGGAATGGCGGTCCGGCGATCTGTCGCTGCGTCTCGACGGCGCGCTCTCGCTTGACGACAACCATCGTCCCGCCGGCCGTCTCAATGTCGCCGCCCACGGCGCGGGACCCCTCCTCACCCGCCTCGGCGTTCCGGCCGCCGCTCAGGCGCCGGACCTCCTCGGCGCCCTGCTCGGCAAGACGACTGCGGCGAATGCCGGAACCGGCGCGCTCAAACTGCCGCTGACCCTCGCCAACGGCCAGATTCTCATGGGGCCGCTCCGGCTGCCGGCGACTTTGCGCCCGCTCTACTGA
- a CDS encoding chorismate mutase: MTEPSALETLADLRAEIDRIDGEMHELLIERGEIIDRLIAAKARQGGGSAFRPGREADMMRVIAARHRGRLPLDTVESIWRVIIATFTFVQSPYAVHADMSGGDATMRDSARFHFGFTVPLLGHSSPDETIAAVAGSARPDGGGDLGMVRANWRPGEGRWWEALAAEDAPKIIARLPFVERPDHPAGMPVFIISNPLAEAAARDVALFAAQCSGEGPGDAALRAAGCESLARAPAPWGVSLFVAAPGYWDAARLRGALGEGTQKATWLGSHAERFALA, from the coding sequence ATGACCGAACCCTCCGCCCTGGAAACCCTGGCCGATTTGCGCGCGGAAATCGACCGGATCGACGGCGAAATGCACGAACTTCTGATCGAGCGCGGCGAGATCATCGACAGGCTGATCGCGGCCAAGGCGCGCCAGGGCGGCGGATCGGCGTTCCGGCCGGGCCGCGAGGCGGACATGATGCGGGTGATCGCGGCGCGCCATCGCGGACGGCTGCCGCTCGACACGGTCGAAAGCATCTGGCGGGTGATCATTGCGACCTTCACCTTCGTCCAGTCGCCCTATGCGGTCCATGCCGATATGTCGGGCGGCGACGCGACGATGCGCGATTCGGCGCGGTTTCATTTCGGATTCACCGTTCCGTTGCTGGGTCATTCCAGTCCGGACGAGACGATCGCGGCGGTCGCCGGCTCGGCGCGGCCGGATGGCGGCGGCGACCTCGGCATGGTGCGCGCGAACTGGCGGCCGGGCGAGGGACGATGGTGGGAAGCTCTCGCCGCGGAGGACGCCCCCAAGATCATCGCCCGCCTGCCTTTTGTCGAGCGGCCCGATCACCCCGCCGGGATGCCGGTCTTCATCATTTCCAATCCGCTGGCTGAGGCGGCGGCGCGCGATGTCGCCTTGTTCGCCGCGCAATGCTCGGGCGAGGGGCCGGGCGATGCGGCGCTGCGGGCCGCGGGCTGCGAAAGCCTGGCTCGCGCGCCGGCGCCCTGGGGCGTTTCCCTGTTCGTGGCCGCCCCGGGATATTGGGACGCGGCGCGGCTGCGCGGCGCCCTTGGGGAAGGAACGCAAAAAGCGACATGGCTCGGCAGCCATGCCGAACGCTTCGCCTTAGCGTAA
- the metX gene encoding homoserine O-acetyltransferase MetX produces the protein MSAGASLSPFTIAYQTYGELNADKSNAILLCHALTGDQHVANHHPLTGKPGWWSALVGPGKPFDTDKYFVICSNVLGGCMGTTGPASLNPATGRAYGLDLPMVTIADMVRAQAMLIDRLGIDTLFCVAGGSMGGMQVLQWAALYPERVFSAMPIATAAKHSSQNIAFHEVGRQAIMADPDWRGGRYIDQGVRPVKGLGVARMAAHITYLSDEALQRKFGRNLQDRAEPTFSFDADFQVENYLRHQGSTFVDRFDANSYLYVTRACDYFDLAQDYGGSLARAFAGAKTRFCVVSFTSDWLYTTAESRAIVHALNAGAAPVSFVEIETDKGHDAFLLEEPDFLATTRGFLRGAAKARGLSDKGSDGA, from the coding sequence ATGAGCGCCGGCGCCTCGCTCAGCCCGTTCACGATCGCCTACCAGACCTATGGCGAACTGAACGCCGACAAGTCCAACGCCATCCTCCTTTGCCACGCGCTCACCGGCGACCAGCATGTCGCCAACCATCATCCGTTGACCGGAAAGCCGGGCTGGTGGTCGGCGCTGGTCGGACCCGGCAAGCCCTTCGACACCGATAAATATTTCGTCATCTGCTCCAATGTGCTCGGCGGCTGCATGGGGACGACGGGCCCCGCCTCGCTCAATCCGGCGACCGGCCGCGCCTATGGCCTCGATCTGCCGATGGTCACCATCGCCGACATGGTCCGCGCCCAGGCCATGCTGATCGACCGGCTGGGCATCGACACGCTTTTTTGCGTGGCGGGCGGCTCCATGGGCGGCATGCAGGTGCTGCAATGGGCGGCGCTTTATCCCGAGCGCGTCTTTTCCGCCATGCCGATCGCCACCGCCGCGAAACATTCCTCTCAGAACATCGCCTTCCACGAGGTTGGCCGCCAGGCGATCATGGCCGATCCGGACTGGCGCGGCGGACGCTATATCGACCAGGGCGTGCGCCCAGTCAAAGGCCTCGGCGTCGCCCGCATGGCCGCCCACATCACCTATCTCTCCGACGAGGCCCTGCAACGCAAATTCGGCCGCAATCTGCAGGACCGCGCCGAGCCGACCTTTTCCTTCGACGCCGACTTTCAGGTCGAGAATTATTTGCGCCATCAGGGCTCGACCTTCGTCGACCGTTTCGACGCCAATTCCTATCTCTATGTCACCCGCGCCTGCGATTATTTCGACCTGGCCCAGGATTACGGCGGCTCGCTCGCGCGCGCCTTCGCGGGCGCCAAGACGCGGTTCTGCGTCGTCTCCTTCACCTCGGACTGGCTCTATACGACCGCCGAATCGCGCGCCATCGTCCACGCCCTCAACGCCGGCGCGGCGCCCGTCTCCTTCGTCGAGATCGAGACCGACAAGGGCCATGACGCCTTTCTGCTGGAAGAGCCCGATTTTCTCGCCACCACGCGCGGCTTTCTGCGCGGGGCGGCGAAAGCGCGGGGGTTGAGCGACAAGGGGAGCGACGGCGCATGA
- the metW gene encoding methionine biosynthesis protein MetW, whose product MTPTNGEAPQTAVTRIDLLLVAGMVETGARVLDVGCGDGELLRLLAETKRVDARGVEISQKGVNDCVAKGLSVVQGDADVDLADYPDDGFDYVILSQTLQATRNPRKVLEQMLRIGKRAIVSFPNFGHWRVRWQLGVRGRMPITENLSYAWYETPNIHFCTIRDFVNLVEMMDARILRATAMNSSGAQIRVNAPWWAWNLFGEQAVFLLERQEGRKA is encoded by the coding sequence ATGACCCCGACGAACGGCGAGGCGCCCCAGACCGCCGTCACCCGCATCGACCTCCTGCTTGTCGCCGGCATGGTCGAAACTGGCGCGCGGGTGCTTGACGTCGGCTGCGGCGACGGCGAATTGCTTCGCCTGCTCGCGGAAACCAAGCGGGTCGACGCGCGCGGCGTCGAAATCTCACAAAAGGGCGTGAACGATTGCGTCGCCAAGGGCCTTTCGGTTGTGCAGGGCGACGCCGACGTCGATCTCGCGGATTATCCCGATGACGGCTTCGATTACGTGATCCTGTCGCAGACGCTCCAGGCCACGCGCAATCCGCGCAAGGTGCTGGAGCAGATGCTGCGCATCGGCAAGCGCGCCATCGTCTCCTTCCCCAATTTCGGCCATTGGCGCGTGCGCTGGCAGCTCGGCGTGCGCGGGCGCATGCCGATCACCGAAAATCTCTCCTACGCCTGGTACGAGACGCCCAATATCCACTTCTGCACGATCCGGGATTTCGTCAATCTCGTCGAAATGATGGACGCGCGAATCCTGCGCGCGACGGCCATGAACAGCAGCGGCGCGCAGATCAGGGTCAACGCGCCGTGGTGGGCATGGAATCTTTTCGGTGAGCAGGCCGTTTTCCTGCTCGAACGGCAGGAAGGCCGGAAGGCTTAG
- a CDS encoding site-specific tyrosine recombinase XerD — protein sequence MTSAGAPASRAAVKDFLDMLAAERGAAKNTLDAYARDLGDYLLGLAGRGRDPISATTQDIRDYLADLAQAGLKPSSSARKLSAIRQFHRFLSAEERRPDDPGVLLEGPRQGRRLPKILSVEEVDAILRVCREGLDDPARPAEDRLRARRAACLVEVLYASGLRVSELVALPLAAAKQAEKAPDQGGGFLTIRGKGGRERLAPLTGAAREAIASYRRQLLELHPEAAKQKWLFPSLGESGHLTRQVFARELKFLAAAAGVAPQRVSPHVLRHAFASHLLQNGADLRIVQELLGHADIATTQIYTHVLDERLKAMVRDLHPLNDEH from the coding sequence ATGACAAGCGCCGGCGCCCCGGCCTCGCGCGCCGCGGTCAAGGATTTTCTGGACATGCTCGCCGCCGAGCGCGGCGCCGCGAAAAACACTCTCGACGCTTATGCGCGCGATCTCGGCGATTATCTCCTGGGCCTCGCGGGCCGGGGCCGCGACCCGATCAGCGCGACGACGCAGGACATCCGCGACTATCTCGCCGATCTCGCGCAAGCCGGCCTCAAGCCGTCTTCTTCCGCGCGAAAACTTTCGGCGATCCGGCAGTTTCATCGCTTCCTCTCGGCGGAGGAGCGGCGGCCGGACGATCCGGGCGTTCTGCTGGAGGGTCCACGCCAGGGCCGCCGCCTGCCCAAAATCCTGTCGGTCGAGGAGGTGGACGCGATTTTGCGCGTGTGCCGAGAGGGTTTGGACGATCCCGCCCGGCCCGCCGAGGACAGGCTGCGGGCGCGGCGCGCCGCCTGTCTGGTCGAGGTGCTCTATGCATCCGGCCTGCGCGTCTCCGAGTTGGTCGCCCTGCCGCTCGCGGCGGCGAAACAGGCCGAGAAAGCGCCGGACCAGGGCGGCGGCTTTCTGACGATCAGGGGCAAGGGCGGACGCGAGCGGCTGGCGCCGCTGACAGGCGCCGCGCGCGAGGCGATCGCCTCCTATCGCCGGCAATTGCTCGAACTTCATCCGGAGGCCGCGAAGCAGAAATGGCTGTTTCCCTCGCTCGGCGAAAGCGGCCATCTGACCCGCCAGGTTTTCGCACGTGAGTTGAAATTCTTGGCCGCCGCCGCCGGCGTCGCGCCGCAGCGCGTCAGCCCTCATGTCCTGCGCCACGCCTTCGCCAGCCATCTCCTGCAGAATGGCGCCGACTTGCGGATCGTGCAGGAGCTGCTTGGCCACGCCGACATCGCCACCACGCAAATCTACACCCATGTGCTGGACGAGCGGCTGAAGGCGATGGTGCGGGATCTTCATCCTCTCAATGACGAGCATTGA
- a CDS encoding histidine kinase: MPSLFRFLLVIGLLAGVAFVGMAALVAFVEPQPREMSQPIPPSVLNK; encoded by the coding sequence ATGCCCAGCCTGTTCCGCTTTCTTCTTGTCATCGGCTTGCTCGCGGGGGTCGCTTTCGTCGGCATGGCGGCGCTGGTCGCCTTCGTCGAGCCGCAGCCGCGGGAAATGAGCCAGCCCATTCCGCCGAGCGTGCTCAATAAATGA
- the aroB gene encoding 3-dehydroquinate synthase: MPVMWDQAIVHPPEATPAQPRDPRAQAIVSRLAGRPVVLVGMMGSGKTAIGKRLAQRLGLPFVDSDHEIEAAHRLTIAEIFALHGEAYFRDGERRVLARLIGEGERVIATGGGAFIQPQTRGVIRARAVSIWLKAEFEVLMRRVRKRPTRPLLHDPNPEGVMRRLIDERYPVYAEADLVIQSRDGPHEAIIEEILAALEGLLAKQGDFTPEMTAPVLPPASTGVHVALGARAYDILIGPALIAHAGERLARLAPGANAFIVTDAHVAPLWLGPLEASLDAARVRHGRIVLPAGETTKDYAHFEELCEAALAAKMERGDFLIALGGGVIGDLTGFAAASLRRGMGFIQIPTTLLSQVDSSVGGKTGINSRQGKNLIGAFHQPALVLADTDSLATLPPREFAAGYAEVVKYGLIDRPDFFAWLEKHWPAVFARGPELGHAIAVSCESKAAVVARDETEQGDRALLNLGHTFGHALEKLVAYDSARLVHGEGVAIGMACAFRYSSRAGLCPAEAAERVEAHLRAVGLPTRISDIAGWSAGADDIVAAMAQDKKVQRGALTFILARDIGASFIAKNVEAEAVRAFLDDELRAGV, from the coding sequence ATGCCGGTCATGTGGGATCAAGCCATCGTTCATCCGCCGGAGGCTACGCCGGCCCAGCCTCGCGACCCGCGCGCGCAAGCGATCGTCAGCCGTCTGGCGGGGCGCCCCGTCGTCCTCGTCGGCATGATGGGCTCAGGCAAGACGGCGATCGGCAAGCGCCTGGCGCAAAGGCTTGGCCTCCCCTTCGTCGATTCGGATCACGAGATCGAAGCCGCCCACCGCCTGACGATTGCCGAAATCTTCGCGCTTCACGGCGAGGCCTATTTTCGCGACGGCGAACGGAGGGTGCTCGCCCGGCTCATCGGCGAGGGCGAAAGGGTTATCGCCACTGGCGGCGGCGCTTTCATCCAGCCGCAGACGCGCGGCGTGATCCGCGCCCGCGCCGTTTCGATCTGGCTCAAGGCTGAATTCGAGGTTCTGATGCGCCGGGTGCGCAAAAGGCCCACCCGGCCGCTGCTGCACGACCCGAACCCGGAAGGGGTGATGCGGCGGCTGATCGATGAACGCTATCCGGTCTATGCCGAGGCCGATCTCGTCATCCAGTCGCGCGATGGGCCGCATGAGGCCATCATCGAGGAAATCCTCGCGGCGCTCGAAGGACTTTTGGCCAAACAAGGAGATTTCACGCCCGAAATGACCGCTCCCGTCCTGCCCCCCGCCTCGACCGGCGTCCATGTCGCCCTCGGCGCCCGCGCCTATGACATCCTCATCGGGCCGGCGCTGATCGCGCACGCCGGCGAGCGGCTCGCCCGGCTCGCGCCCGGGGCGAACGCCTTCATCGTCACCGACGCCCATGTCGCGCCGCTCTGGCTTGGCCCGCTGGAGGCGAGCCTGGACGCCGCGCGCGTCCGCCACGGGCGCATCGTGCTGCCGGCCGGGGAAACCACCAAGGACTACGCCCATTTCGAAGAGCTGTGCGAGGCGGCGCTGGCGGCGAAAATGGAGCGCGGCGATTTCCTGATCGCGCTTGGCGGCGGCGTCATCGGCGACCTTACCGGCTTCGCGGCCGCGAGCCTGCGGCGCGGCATGGGCTTCATCCAGATCCCGACCACTTTGCTGTCCCAGGTCGATTCGAGCGTCGGCGGCAAGACCGGCATCAATTCCCGCCAGGGCAAGAATCTGATCGGCGCCTTCCACCAGCCCGCGCTAGTGCTCGCGGACACCGACAGCCTCGCGACCTTGCCGCCGCGCGAATTCGCCGCGGGCTATGCGGAAGTCGTCAAATATGGCCTGATCGACCGGCCCGATTTCTTCGCATGGCTGGAGAAGCACTGGCCCGCCGTTTTCGCGCGCGGGCCGGAGCTGGGCCACGCCATTGCGGTCAGCTGCGAATCAAAGGCCGCCGTCGTCGCCCGCGACGAGACCGAACAGGGCGATCGCGCCCTGCTCAATCTCGGGCACACTTTCGGCCACGCCCTGGAAAAGCTCGTCGCCTATGACAGCGCCCGCCTCGTCCATGGCGAGGGCGTGGCGATCGGCATGGCCTGCGCCTTTCGCTATTCTTCCCGCGCCGGCCTATGCCCGGCGGAGGCCGCGGAGCGGGTCGAGGCCCATCTGCGCGCCGTTGGCCTGCCGACGCGCATTAGCGACATCGCGGGCTGGAGCGCAGGCGCCGACGACATTGTCGCGGCCATGGCCCAGGACAAGAAGGTGCAGCGCGGCGCCCTGACCTTCATCCTCGCCCGCGATATCGGCGCGAGCTTCATAGCCAAAAATGTCGAGGCGGAAGCGGTGCGCGCCTTCCTCGATGACGAGTTGCGCGCGGGAGTCTGA
- a CDS encoding HlyC/CorC family transporter — protein MHGGGGVSITNIWVAGAILFGCILFSALFSGSETAMTAASRARMHALEKLGDPRAATVNRLLAGRDRLIGAMLLGNTLFNIGSSALLTTVLVAMVGERGAIYATAVMTVLLLVFAEVLPKTVAINYPDQVSLIVARVVSFFVTIFGPVLFAVERLVRGALYLCGLRLDEKTPLLSPEEELKSAVDLMHREGGVARTDRDMFGGLLDLKELTVSDAMVHRTKMVALDADTPIADIVREVVASPYTRVPMWRGSADNIIGVLHAKDLLRALSDANGDVSKIDLEPISHEPWFVPDTTSLEAQLQAFRKRKTHFALVVDEYGDVQGLVTLEDILEEIVGDIRDEHDVAFVGVRRQADGSVIVDGSAPVRDLNRVMDWDLPDEEATTIAGLVIHEARAIPEAGQKFAFHGFHFEVLRKQRNRITLLRLTPEPKTKA, from the coding sequence ATGCATGGCGGGGGTGGCGTTTCGATCACCAATATCTGGGTCGCCGGCGCGATCCTCTTCGGCTGCATATTGTTTTCGGCGCTGTTTTCCGGCTCCGAGACCGCGATGACCGCAGCCTCGCGCGCGCGCATGCACGCGCTGGAAAAGCTGGGCGACCCGCGCGCGGCCACCGTCAATCGCTTGCTCGCGGGGCGGGACCGGCTGATCGGCGCCATGCTGCTCGGCAATACGCTTTTCAACATCGGCTCTTCCGCCTTGCTCACGACCGTGCTGGTGGCCATGGTCGGGGAAAGGGGCGCGATCTACGCCACCGCCGTGATGACCGTGCTGCTGCTCGTCTTCGCGGAAGTCCTGCCCAAGACGGTCGCGATCAATTATCCCGATCAGGTGTCGCTGATCGTGGCGCGGGTCGTCTCCTTTTTCGTCACGATATTCGGCCCCGTGCTGTTCGCGGTGGAGCGGCTGGTGCGCGGCGCCCTTTATCTGTGCGGATTGCGGCTCGATGAGAAAACGCCGCTGCTCTCCCCGGAAGAGGAGCTGAAAAGCGCGGTCGATCTCATGCACAGGGAGGGCGGCGTCGCCCGCACCGACCGCGACATGTTCGGCGGCCTGCTCGACCTCAAGGAGCTGACTGTCTCCGACGCCATGGTCCACCGCACCAAAATGGTCGCGCTCGACGCCGACACGCCGATCGCGGACATCGTCCGCGAGGTCGTCGCCTCGCCCTATACCCGCGTGCCGATGTGGCGCGGGTCGGCCGACAATATAATCGGCGTGCTGCACGCCAAGGACCTGTTGCGGGCCTTGAGCGACGCCAATGGCGACGTCTCGAAGATCGACCTCGAGCCAATATCCCACGAGCCCTGGTTCGTGCCGGACACCACCTCGCTCGAAGCCCAGTTGCAGGCCTTCCGCAAACGCAAGACCCATTTCGCTTTGGTCGTCGACGAATATGGCGACGTGCAGGGCCTGGTGACGCTGGAAGACATTCTGGAGGAGATCGTCGGCGACATACGCGACGAGCACGACGTCGCCTTTGTCGGCGTGCGCCGGCAGGCCGACGGCTCGGTGATCGTCGACGGCTCGGCGCCGGTCCGCGATCTCAACCGCGTCATGGACTGGGACCTTCCGGACGAGGAAGCGACGACCATCGCTGGCCTCGTCATCCACGAGGCGCGCGCCATTCCGGAAGCAGGCCAGAAATTCGCTTTTCACGGCTTCCACTTCGAGGTTTTGCGCAAGCAGCGCAACCGGATCACCCTGCTGCGCCTGACGCCGGAACCTAAAACGAAAGCCTGA
- a CDS encoding glucan ABC transporter ATP-binding protein/ permease → MFILKIYGRVLAQLAPERRLAILLVFANLALAGAQFVEPVLFGRIIDRLTTAQTHAREPTWAELTPLMAAWIGFGLFSIAAAVTVALHADRLSHRRRLAVMASFFDHLLELPLSFHGGTHSGRLLKIMLDGAGGMAGIWLSFFRENCASITALFVLLPATVFVNWRLGLVLVVLVAFFGLLTVFVLRRTHGLQARVELFNAELAERASDALGNVPVIQSFTRIENESRGVRRIIDQVLAAQLPVLSWWALAAVATRASATLSLLAIFIIGVWLHLHHLATIGVIVTFMNFATILVARLEQVVNFFNFLLMQAPKIASFFEVMDTAPSVADRPGAIDPGRLAGQVVFDHVTFAYDDKRKAVDDVSFAVKPGETVALVGATGSGKSTTLSLLHRAFDPQDGAIRIDGIDIRDMKLCALRRNIGVVFQEPMLFARSIEENLRVGKVDATNSEIALALERAQAADFVSRQTEGIDTLVGERGRTLSGGERQRLSIARALLKDPPIMIFDEATAALDAATEKQLQAALNAATRGRTTFVIAHRLATIRGADRIFVFDQGRIVEQGSFEDLVAQGGLFAALARAQFMAAGA, encoded by the coding sequence ATGTTCATTCTGAAAATCTACGGTCGGGTTCTCGCCCAGCTCGCGCCCGAGCGCCGCCTCGCCATTCTGCTGGTCTTCGCCAATCTGGCGCTCGCCGGCGCCCAATTCGTCGAACCGGTGCTGTTCGGCCGGATCATCGACCGATTGACGACCGCCCAGACCCATGCGCGCGAACCGACTTGGGCCGAACTGACGCCTCTCATGGCCGCCTGGATCGGCTTCGGCCTGTTCTCGATCGCCGCCGCCGTGACCGTCGCCTTGCACGCCGACCGCCTGTCGCACCGCCGGCGCCTCGCGGTCATGGCGAGCTTCTTCGACCATCTGCTCGAATTGCCGTTGAGCTTCCATGGCGGGACCCATTCGGGGCGGCTGCTGAAAATCATGCTCGACGGCGCCGGCGGCATGGCCGGAATCTGGCTGTCCTTCTTCCGCGAAAATTGCGCCTCGATCACCGCGCTTTTCGTCCTGCTTCCGGCGACCGTTTTCGTGAATTGGCGCCTGGGCCTGGTTCTGGTCGTTCTGGTCGCCTTTTTCGGCCTGCTCACTGTTTTCGTCCTGCGCCGGACCCACGGGCTTCAGGCCCGCGTCGAGCTGTTTAACGCGGAACTGGCCGAGCGCGCCTCGGACGCGCTCGGCAATGTGCCGGTCATCCAGTCCTTCACGCGGATCGAAAACGAATCGCGCGGCGTCAGGCGCATCATCGACCAAGTTCTCGCGGCCCAGCTTCCGGTCCTGTCGTGGTGGGCGCTGGCCGCCGTCGCGACCCGCGCTTCCGCCACCTTGAGCCTGCTCGCCATTTTCATCATCGGCGTCTGGCTGCATCTCCATCATCTCGCGACCATCGGCGTGATCGTCACTTTCATGAACTTCGCCACCATTCTGGTCGCGCGGCTGGAGCAGGTCGTCAATTTCTTCAATTTTCTGCTGATGCAGGCGCCCAAGATCGCAAGTTTCTTCGAGGTCATGGACACCGCGCCGAGCGTCGCCGACAGGCCGGGCGCCATCGACCCCGGCCGCCTGGCCGGCCAAGTCGTCTTCGATCACGTCACTTTTGCCTATGACGACAAGCGCAAAGCGGTGGACGACGTGAGCTTTGCCGTGAAGCCCGGTGAAACGGTCGCGCTCGTCGGGGCGACCGGCTCGGGCAAGTCGACCACCTTGAGCCTGCTGCACCGGGCGTTCGACCCGCAGGACGGCGCGATCCGCATTGACGGGATCGACATACGCGACATGAAGCTGTGCGCCTTGCGGCGCAATATCGGGGTCGTCTTCCAGGAGCCGATGCTGTTTGCGCGTTCGATCGAGGAAAATCTGCGAGTCGGCAAGGTTGACGCCACCAATTCGGAAATCGCTCTGGCGCTGGAACGCGCCCAGGCCGCGGATTTTGTCTCGCGCCAGACGGAAGGGATCGACACATTGGTCGGGGAGCGCGGGCGTACGCTTTCCGGCGGCGAGCGCCAGCGGCTCTCCATCGCGCGGGCGCTTTTGAAAGACCCGCCGATCATGATTTTCGACGAGGCGACCGCAGCGCTCGACGCCGCGACGGAAAAACAATTGCAGGCGGCGCTCAACGCGGCGACCCGTGGCCGCACCACTTTCGTCATCGCCCACAGGCTGGCGACGATCCGCGGCGCCGACCGCATTTTCGTCTTCGATCAAGGCAGGATCGTCGAACAGGGCTCTTTCGAGGATCTGGTGGCGCAAGGCGGCCTTTTCGCCGCGCTGGCGCGGGCGCAATTCATGGCGGCGGGGGCGTGA